The DNA region GATCGCCAAGAAGTACATGGCCCACGAGCGGGAAACGCTCGAGGCGGTCATCGCCGCCCGCAACACCGCGGCGGGCGCCCTGCAGGGCGCCGCGGCCAACCCGGGCGACCCCGACGCCATGGCCAAGCTGGCCAGCGCCGAGCAGGGCCTCGGCGGCGTGCTGGGGCGGCTGTTCGCGGTGTCGGAGGCCTACCCGGACCTCAAGGCCAACCAGAACATGATGCAGCTCTCCGAAGAGCTCACCAGCACGGAGAACAAGGTCGCCTTCGCCCGCCAGGCGTTCAACGACTCTGTCATGGCCTACAACACCTACCGCCAGAGCTTCCCCCCGATCTTCTTCGCCGGCCTGTTCGGCCACGGCCGCGACGCCGAACTGCTGGAGTTCGACTCCGCGGCGATCGCCCAGGCGCCCAAAGTCACCTTCTAAGCGGGGTGTGGTCGCTGACGCGACCGGGGTGTGTGGCCTTGCGGCCACGGGGTGTATTCGCCTGCGGCGGATGGGGTTGGGGGGCGCGCAAGCGATGCAACGACCGGGCACGACCGCTACCGCCGACTTGTGACACGCGTTTCCCCTCCGCCTGCGCGTCCCCCAACCCCATCCGCCGCAGGCGGATAACCCCCGTCTGCGAAGCGAACACTCCCCGTCCGCGCAAGCGGACCCACCCCCGCGGCGAAGCCGCACTGCTATGGCGACTGACTTCTACAAGCGGCAGGACCGGGCCCGGCGGAACACCAGCTTCTTGGTGCTGTTGTTCGCGTTGGCGGTGATCGGGATCGTGGGCGCCGTGAGCGCCGTGACCTACTTCGTGCTGGTCGAGCAGCAGAGCACGCTTGCGCCGCTGGCCGGCGGGTACGACGCGATGGGGCGGCCCGAGTCGTTCCGCTGGGACGCGGTGGTCGGCGCCGGCGTGCTAACGCTGGCCGTGATCCTTGGCGCCAGCGCCGTGAAGGGGGTCCAGCTCCGCTCCGGCGGGGGCGCCGGCGTGGCCGAGCACCTGGGCGGGATGCGGCTCTACCCCAACTCCGGCGGCGTTGTCGAGCAGCGGCTGCTGAACGTGGTGGAAGAAATGGCGCTGGCCTCCGGCGTGCCGGTCCCCCCCGTGTACCTGCTCGAGGACGAACAGGGCATCAACGCCTTCGCGGCGGGCTACTCTCCCAGCGACGCGGTGGTGGGGGTCACGCGCGGCTGCGCCGAGACGCTCAGCCGCGACGAGCTGCAGGGGGTCATCGCCCACGAGTTCAGCCACATCCTCAACGGCGACATGCGGCTCAACATCCGCATGATCGGCTACCTGCAGGGGATCTTGCTGCTGGGGCTGATCGGCCAGTGGCTGTTCCGCGCGTTCATCTACAGCGGCGGGGGCAGCAGGCGTTCCAATAGCCGCGGCTCGGGCGGTTCTGGGGGATCGGCCATCCTGGTCGTCTTGGCCGTCAGCCTGGCGTTGATCGTGCTGGGGGCGCTCGGCTCATTCATGGGGGGGCTCATCAAGGCCGCCATCTCGCGCGAGCGCGAGTACCTGGCCGACGCGTCGGCGGTGCAGTTCACCCGCAACCCGGGGGGCATCGGCGGCGCACTCAAGCGGATCGGCGCGGCGGTCACCGGCGGCCGGCTGAAGGCGCCCGCGGCCGCCGAGGCGAGCCACATGTTCTTCGCCACCGGGGTGTGGGAGGGGCTCTCGGGGCTGACCGCCACGCACCCGCCGCTCGAGAAACGGATCTTGGCGATCGAGCCCGACTGGAACGGGGTGTTCCCCGAAACCCCCGCCGCTGGCCAGGCGGCCTCGGCGGTCGGCGCCGCGGGCGCCATGGGTTTCTCTGGCGGCCTCTCTGTTGCGGCAGCCGCGACGGTTGGCGCCGCGGGCCGCCCGGCGGAAGGCTCGGTGCCGCTGGACGTGGTCGACCACGCCGCCGAGCACATCGGCGCCCCGACCCGCGAGCACCGCTCGTACGCCCAGCGGCTGATCGAGTCGCTGCCGGAAGAACTGATCGACGCGGCCCACGAGCCGTTCGGCGCGCGGGCGGTGATCTACGGCCTGCTGCTCGACCGCGACCCGGCGGTGCGGAAGGCGCAGCTCGCCGGCCTTGCCCAGGGCGCGGAGGCGCCCGTCCGCGAGCTGATGCACAAGCTGCTGCCGGCCATCGACGCGGTCGACCACCGAGCCCGCTTGCCGCTGGTCGACATGACGCTGCCGGCCCTGAAGTCGTTGAGCACGCCGCAGTACGTCGGCTTCGGCAACTGCCTGCGGCTGCTGGTCGAGGCGGACCAGCGGCTGGGGCTGTTCGAGTGGACCCTCGGCCAGGTGCTCTCCCGCCACCTGCGGCCCCAGTACGAAAAGGTCCGCGCCCCCGCGGTGCAGTACTACGGCTTGCAGAAGCTGGGCGCCCAAGTGGCGCAGGTGCTTTCTACGCTGGCGTACGTCGGCGGGGACGACACCCAGGCGTCGGCCGCGTTCTCGGACGCAAGCTGCCACTTCCCAGAGCTGGACGTGCGGTTGCTGCCCCGCGACCAGTGCTCGCTCACCGCGCTCCGCGGCGCGCTCGACACGCTCACCCACGCCGCGCCGAAGCAGCGGGGCAGGGTGGTCGACGCCTGCGCCGCGGCCATCTGCACCGACGGCGAGGTGACGCTCCGCGAGGCAGAGCTGCTCCGCGGCGTTTCGGACCTGTTGGACTGCCCCATGCCCCCGCTGTTGGCGGGACAGAAGGTCGCCCCGTGAACCGGCTCGATCGGCTGCGCATGCGGGCCCAGATGTTGTCGAGGCTGCGGGCGTTCTTCGCCCAGCACGGGTTCTTGGAGGTCGAAACCCCGGCGCTAAGCGCTGAGGTGATCCCCGAGCTGCACATCGAACCATGGCGCGCCTCGCAGGCGCCCCGCAGCTTGCGACCTAGGGTCGGAGGGTCTGCTGGATGCAGCGACCACGACGACCCATCGCTGCGCTACCTGCAAGCTTCGCCCGAGCTACACATGAAGCGTCTGCTGTGCGAGGGGTCGGGCCCCATCATCCAGGTCGCCCGCGCGTACCGGGCCGACGAGCAAGGCCCGCTGCACAACGCCGAGTTTACGATGGTGGAGTGGTACCGCCCCGGGGACGGCATGGCCGAGGGGATCGCGCTGCTCGACGCGTTGGTGCAGCGCGTGGCGGGGGCGCCGGCCGCGGTCCGAACGTCGTACCGCGAGGCCTTCGTTAGGCACCAAGGGCTCGACCCCTTCACGGCAACGCAGTCCGAGCTGTCGTCCGCGTGCGAGTCGCTCGGCGTCGATCTTTCTAGGGACGTGGCCGCAGGGGGGGACCGCGACGGGCTGCTGAACATCATCTTGGCGCTCGGCGTCGAGCCGCACCTGGGCCGGGACGCCCCCGAGGCGCTCTACCATTACCCCGGCAGCCAGGCGTCGCTTGCCAGGACAACCACCGACCCCCACGGCGCCGCCGTCGCCGAGCGGTTCGAGCTGTACTGGCGCGGCGTCGAGCTGGCCAACGGCTACCACGAGCTGTGCGACGCGGAGGAGCTTCGCCGCCGGCTGGAGCGCGTCAACCACGGGCGCGTAGAGCTTGGCCACGCGGCGCTGCCGCTCCCGGAGGCGCTGCTCGGGGCGATGGCCCACCCGGGGCTCCCCGCGAGCACGGGGGTAGCGCTGGGGTTCGACCGGCTGGTGATGCTGGCCGCGGGCGCCGAGTCCATCGACCAGGTGATGACCTACCGCGACTGAGCCCGTCGGCTATTTCCCGCTTACGTGTGGCTCGTATACCTCGTGGGTGCACGCGAACTCATCCTTCGGACCCGCGTCCTGCGGTTCGGACTCGACCAGCTCCCACGCGTCCCAGTCGACCTCGGGGAACAACGCGTCTCCTTCTACCTCCGCGTGCACACGCGTCAGGTAGATGCGATCGGCGCGCGGGAGGGCCAACCGGTAGACCTCGGCGCCTCCGATCACAAACGCCTCGTCGGTCTTCATGCCGGTCTGGGGGAGCCGCGCGAGCGCCGCGTCGAGCGAGTCGACGTAGCTGAGGCCTTCGACCTCCGACGCGCCGGGCGAGCGCGTCAGCACCAGCGAAACCCGCCCCGGCAGCGGCCGGCCGATGGAGTCGTACGTCTTGCGGCCCATGATCAGGCAGCGCCCCATCGTGAGCCGCTTGAAGCGGCGCAGGTCGGACGAGAGCCGCCAGGGGAGCTCGCCCCCGCGGCCGATGACGCCGTTCTCAGCGACCGCGGCGATGAGGGAGATTTGGGTCATGCAGGGCGGACTTGAGTAGTGCGTTTGACTGAGCGCGAGCGCAGCGTCGATCGTAAGAATAGCGGATCCCGGCGCCGACGAGGGGCGAGGCGACGAACCCGATCGCTGCGGCGATCGGCGCCCCGCGTCGAAAGTATTGCTTGAGTTCGGGATCGGCGAACGGTCCGGACCATCCGAGTCCCTCGTAGAAGGACCAGGCGAGGCAGATCAGGGTCCACACAAGCAACGGCGCGGCTAAGCAGAGGACTGATAAGATCAGCCCATAGCCGAGTTGCTGCGGAGGCGGAGGCACGTCGTCCGGAGGCGGCTCGCCGCCTGCCTGCGGCGGTTGGTAAGGATTTGCGTCGTCCACACGTCCAGCGCCTCCACCAGCGCTTGGAGCCGGAAGCGTCAGCGCCCGGAGTCGTGCGATTCGCCCCGCAAAAACTCCGGGCGCTGACGCTACCGGCTCAATGTCCATTCATCATTTATCACTCATCATTCATCACTCTCCGCCACACCCCTCCCCGTCACACCGCCACCGGCGCCTTGATGTGCGGGTGCGGGTCGTAGTTCTCCAATGCAAAATGCTCGAAACGGAAGTCGTCGATCTGCTTCACACTGGGGTCGATCCGCATCGTGGGGAGCGGTCGCGGATCGCGGGTGAGCTGCAGGCGGGCCTGCTCTAGGTGGTTGTCGTACAGGTGCGCGTCGCCCAGGGTGTGGATGAACTCGCCCGGCGCGAGGCCCGTCACTTGGGCGACCATCATCGTTAGCAGCGCGTAGCTGGCGATGTTGAACGGCACGCCGAGGAAGACGTCGGCCGAGCGCTGGTAGAGCTGGCAGCTCAAGCGCCCCTCCGCGACATAGAACTGGAACAGCAGGTGGCACGGCGGCAGCGCCATCTGGTCGATCTGGGCCACGTTCCACGCGCTGACGATCAGGCGGCGCGAGTCGGGGTTGGACTCGATCTGCTCGATCACCCCGGCGAGCTGGTCCACCGCTCGGCCGTCGGCGCCTTCCCACGCGCGCCACTGCTTGCCGTACACGGGGCCCAGCTCGCCGTCGTCCGCGGCCCACTCGTCCCAGATGGAGACGCCGTTCTCATTCAGGTAGCCGGTGCTGGTCTCGCCGCGGATAAACCACAGCAGCTCGTGCAAGATCGACCGCAGGTGCAGCTTCTTGGTGGTGACCAGCGGAAACCCGTCGACTAGGTCGAACCGCATCTGGTAGCCGAACAGGCTGCGGGTGCCGGTTCCGGTGCGGTCGCTCTTGGGGACGCCGGTTTCCAGCACGCAGCGTAGCAGGTCGAGGTAGGGCTTCACGCACTCAGCTCCTGCACCACCTTGGCCAGCAGGGCGGGGTCGTCCTGCTTGCGGAGGTGGCTGATCCGATCGGGCTTCATGCCGGTGTTCTTCAGGGCGCTCTCGACCTGCTCCCAGGTCTTTTCGCGCTTCTTCCCCTCGGCCAGGTAGAGGTCGGTGACCAGCTCGCCCAGCCGCTGGATGCCCAGCGTCTCGCGGTTGTCGTAGAAGTTCTTGATCGCCTTTTGCTGGAACTTCGAATACTGACGGTCCATGGCGGCAGCTCTGCGGGGGGAAGAATTGGGGGGATAGCGGAATTGTAACGCTACCGGGGGGCCGTGTGGCAAGGTAGGCTAAAAAAGGCTGTCAGCGATCAGCGGTCAGCCGTCAGCTAGGGCGGCGAGAGCTGACCGCTGAAAGCTGATCGCTGACAGCTTCTCACGTTCCATCGTCGCTTTTGTTCCTATCCTGAACCCGCCGTCGGTGCCGTGAAACAGGTCGTCGCAGTCGTCAAACCCTTCCTGGTAGAAAAAATACTGGAGGGGCTCCGCCTGGCCCCGCTCGAGGCGGTGGTGGTCCGCGAGGTCAAAGGGGTCGGCAAGCAGAAGAGCTACCTCGACCAGTACGCCGACACCGACTACGCCCGGGCGTTCCTGCCCAAGGTCGAGGTGGCCATGTGGGTAGACGACACGCGCGTCGAGGAGGTGGTCCGCAAGCTGGTTGAGGTCGCCCGCACCGGGCGGATGGGGGACGGCAAGATCTGGATCCTGCCGGCGGACAACGCCGAACGCGTGGTGTCGTTCTGAGGGGGAGTTACGGAAGGGGGAGGTGGAGATGACGGGAGAGGTGGGGAAGGTCTTGAGTAGGTTCACCCCCATCTCGATTGTCGTCGCAAGTCTGGTCGAGACTTGCGCAGAGCTGCAATGGCTCGTAACGTCATCCCCGTATCTCCCGCCATCTCCACCTCTCCCTTCCGGAACTCCGGCGCCTTACCGCGCCGCTTCCCCGACGAGTTTCTCAAACCGCGCCCGCGTCTCTTCGAACCACCGCAGCGCCTCGCGCTCCAGCGCGTCCGGGTCGTCGTAGCCCAGCAGGAACGCCAGCTTCTTGAGCTCCCGCGGGTCGGTCGGCAGCTCGTGGCGGCCGATGCTGTTCATCAGGCGGATGCGGGCCTCGATGTTGCGTTGGAAGCGGTAGCCGTCTCGGAAGAACGCGGCGTCGTCCGCGGCCAGGTAGCCGGCGGCCTCGAGCGCGTCGAGCGCTTCGAGCGTGCCGGGCACACGCACCGAGGCGTCGAGGCCGCCGTGCTTGAGCTGCAGCATCTGCACCACGAACTCGGTGTCGACGGTGCCGCCACGGCCGCGCTTGAGGTTGCGGGGGGTAGCGGTCTCTTCCAGACGCAGACGCATCTCGCGCACCTCGTGGGCAGACTCCGGCGTCCAGGGGGCGCCGTAGGCGGCCTCGGCCACGGCCTGCATCACGTCGCCCGCGGCGGCCGGGGGGCCGTACACCACGCGGGCCTTGCACAGCGCCTGGCGTTCCCACAGTTGGGCCTGCCCCCCCTGGTAGTAACGCAGGAACGCATCGATCGGCACCGCCAACGACCCGCTGCGGCCGGTGGGGCGGAGGCGGACGTCGATCTCGTACAGCTTCCCCTGCGGCCCCATCCGCGCCGCGGCGCGGATGATCCGCTGCCCCAGCTCGCCGAAGAAGTGCCCGTTGGTGGTCCCCTCGCCGGCGCCGCGGCGCCGCGGCACGGTGCGGCCCTCGGCCTCGTACAGGAACACCAGGTCGAGGTCGCTGTGGTAGTTGGGCTCGCGGCCCCCCAGCTTCCCCAACGCCAGGATCACCAGCCCGCACGTCTCGCCCGTGCGGGAATCCAGGTCGCGGCCCAGCGGGTCGAGGATGATCTCGCCGTCGGTGCTGGGGGGGGGCGACACGATGGTCGGCACGCCAAACTTTTCGACCTGGGCGCGGTACTCGCGGTCGACGATCTGCCGCAGGCACGCCTCGGCGATGTCCGACAGCGAGGCGTTGGTGTCGCGGACGTCGTCCTTGCCCAGCAGGTCGCGGACGCCGACGCGCAGGTGGTACGCGTTCTTGAAGCTGTGCAGGATGGGGTCGAGCTCTTCGGCGCCGCGCGTCAGGTCTGCCAGCGCCGCGAAGATGGCGTCCTGGCTCGGCAGCCGGTCGACGATCAGGCTGTCCAGCAGCTCGTCGATCATGCCGGGGCTGCTGGTGATGGTCTCCGCCAGGTAGGGGCAGGCCGCGCAGAGCATCACGTACAGCTTCAGCGACGGCGGGTGGGCGCTAAACAGCTCCCACAACGCCGCCTTGCCCCCCAGCGAGTCGCTGACGCGGGCCAGGTTCACCAGCGTGGCGTCCGGCTCCGGCGTGCGGGCGATCGCCTGTAGCAGCCTGGGGGCGATGGACGCCAGGAAGTGCCGGCACCGCCGGGTCGAAAGGAAGCGGATCCGCTCGGTGGCCAACGCCATCAGGTTCACGTACGCGGTCTCCACGTCCTCAAACGGGTACCGACCCAGCACGCGGACGATCTGCTGCTCGCTGGGGTCGGGGTCGTTCACCAGGTCGACCTCCGGCTCGATCTCGGCGTCGTCGCCGAAGGCGTCGTGCAGCAGGTGGTCGAGGATCCGCCGGTTCACGGTGGTCCGCTCGGCGAAGTCGGCCCGGAACGCGTCGAGCGGCGCCCCGCCGTTGGCCGAAGCGTACCCCATCCGTACCGCCACCTTGGCCAGGTCTTCGTCGTCGGCCGGCAGCGTGTGGGTCTGCAGGTCGTGCATCATCTGCAGGCGGTGCTCGAGCTTGCGGAGCATCGCGTAGTTCTCTTCCAGCAGCAGCCGCTCCTGCGGCGTCAGGCAGCCTACCTCCGCCAGCTTGCGGATGGCTTCGAGCGTGTTGCCGGTGCGGACATCGGGCAGGGCGCCGCCGTTGAGCAGCTGCAAGAACTGGATCACGAACTCGATGTCGCGGATCCCTCCCTGGCCCGTCTTCACGTTCACCGGAGACCGGCCGTCCCCCTCGGCGCGGTTCTCGATCCGCCGCTTGAGGGCCTTGATGCCGGTGATGTCCGCCAGGCTTAGGTACCGGCGGTAGACCCAGCGGTCGAGACGGGCCAGCAGCTCGTCTCCCAGGGCGATGTCGCCGGCGATGGGCCGCGCCTTGATCATCGCCTGCCGCTCCCAGGTGCGGCCCTTGGAGTCGTAGTAAGCGGCCATCTGCTCGAAGCTGTGGCACAGCGGCGCGCTGGCGCCCTCGGGGCGCAGCCGCAGGTCGACCCGATACGCGACCCCCAGCTCGGTGGGCTCGGTGAGCAGGCGGATCAGCTCGCGCGTCAGTCGCTCGAAGAACTCTCGGTTCGTGACGCCGCGGCCGCTGTCGGTCTGGCCCTCGAGCCCGTAGAAGGGGATCAGGTCGATGTCGCTGGAGTAGTTCAGCTCGATCCCCCCCAGCTTGCCGAGCGCCAGCACACAGTAGCGCGCCGGTTGGCCGTCGTCGGGGCCGCCGGCGCGGCGCGGGACGCCGTGCTTCTGCTCCAGCGCCCGGCGGGCGAACGCCAGGGCCGCCTCGACGATGGCGTCTGCCAGGAACGAGATCTGCCGGGCGACCACCTCGATCGACTGGTTGCGGACGATGTCGCCGTAGGCGATGCGGATGGTCTCGCGGCGTTTGGCCTGCCGGAGGGCGGCCATGGCGTCGCGCGGGTCGTCGATCGCCAGCAGGTCGCCCCGCAGCTCCTCGACCAGCAGCTCGCGCGAGACGGGACGGCCCTCGGTCATCCGCAGCAGGTCGAAGCACTCCTGGTCGATCACCAGCAGGTCGCTCACGTACTGGCTCGCCGCGAACAGTTGCAGCAGGCTGGCCAGCGATTCGGGCTCGCGCTCAAAGAGCGCCGCGGTGGAGACGGGGCTGCGCGCCGCGCTGAGGAACCGCTCGAAGTTGTTCCACGCCATGTCCGGGTCGGCCAGCGTGGGCGCGG from Pirellulimonas nuda includes:
- a CDS encoding LemA family protein; translation: MPPWMIALIVVAALGLLFLMFGVGIYNKLVQLKNRFENAFSQIQVQLQRRYDLIPNLVEIAKKYMAHERETLEAVIAARNTAAGALQGAAANPGDPDAMAKLASAEQGLGGVLGRLFAVSEAYPDLKANQNMMQLSEELTSTENKVAFARQAFNDSVMAYNTYRQSFPPIFFAGLFGHGRDAELLEFDSAAIAQAPKVTF
- a CDS encoding M48 family metallopeptidase, which codes for MATDFYKRQDRARRNTSFLVLLFALAVIGIVGAVSAVTYFVLVEQQSTLAPLAGGYDAMGRPESFRWDAVVGAGVLTLAVILGASAVKGVQLRSGGGAGVAEHLGGMRLYPNSGGVVEQRLLNVVEEMALASGVPVPPVYLLEDEQGINAFAAGYSPSDAVVGVTRGCAETLSRDELQGVIAHEFSHILNGDMRLNIRMIGYLQGILLLGLIGQWLFRAFIYSGGGSRRSNSRGSGGSGGSAILVVLAVSLALIVLGALGSFMGGLIKAAISREREYLADASAVQFTRNPGGIGGALKRIGAAVTGGRLKAPAAAEASHMFFATGVWEGLSGLTATHPPLEKRILAIEPDWNGVFPETPAAGQAASAVGAAGAMGFSGGLSVAAAATVGAAGRPAEGSVPLDVVDHAAEHIGAPTREHRSYAQRLIESLPEELIDAAHEPFGARAVIYGLLLDRDPAVRKAQLAGLAQGAEAPVRELMHKLLPAIDAVDHRARLPLVDMTLPALKSLSTPQYVGFGNCLRLLVEADQRLGLFEWTLGQVLSRHLRPQYEKVRAPAVQYYGLQKLGAQVAQVLSTLAYVGGDDTQASAAFSDASCHFPELDVRLLPRDQCSLTALRGALDTLTHAAPKQRGRVVDACAAAICTDGEVTLREAELLRGVSDLLDCPMPPLLAGQKVAP
- the epmA gene encoding EF-P lysine aminoacylase EpmA yields the protein MNRLDRLRMRAQMLSRLRAFFAQHGFLEVETPALSAEVIPELHIEPWRASQAPRSLRPRVGGSAGCSDHDDPSLRYLQASPELHMKRLLCEGSGPIIQVARAYRADEQGPLHNAEFTMVEWYRPGDGMAEGIALLDALVQRVAGAPAAVRTSYREAFVRHQGLDPFTATQSELSSACESLGVDLSRDVAAGGDRDGLLNIILALGVEPHLGRDAPEALYHYPGSQASLARTTTDPHGAAVAERFELYWRGVELANGYHELCDAEELRRRLERVNHGRVELGHAALPLPEALLGAMAHPGLPASTGVALGFDRLVMLAAGAESIDQVMTYRD
- a CDS encoding dihydrofolate reductase, encoding MTQISLIAAVAENGVIGRGGELPWRLSSDLRRFKRLTMGRCLIMGRKTYDSIGRPLPGRVSLVLTRSPGASEVEGLSYVDSLDAALARLPQTGMKTDEAFVIGGAEVYRLALPRADRIYLTRVHAEVEGDALFPEVDWDAWELVESEPQDAGPKDEFACTHEVYEPHVSGK
- a CDS encoding thymidylate synthase, producing the protein MKPYLDLLRCVLETGVPKSDRTGTGTRSLFGYQMRFDLVDGFPLVTTKKLHLRSILHELLWFIRGETSTGYLNENGVSIWDEWAADDGELGPVYGKQWRAWEGADGRAVDQLAGVIEQIESNPDSRRLIVSAWNVAQIDQMALPPCHLLFQFYVAEGRLSCQLYQRSADVFLGVPFNIASYALLTMMVAQVTGLAPGEFIHTLGDAHLYDNHLEQARLQLTRDPRPLPTMRIDPSVKQIDDFRFEHFALENYDPHPHIKAPVAV
- a CDS encoding P-II family nitrogen regulator; protein product: MKQVVAVVKPFLVEKILEGLRLAPLEAVVVREVKGVGKQKSYLDQYADTDYARAFLPKVEVAMWVDDTRVEEVVRKLVEVARTGRMGDGKIWILPADNAERVVSF
- the glnE gene encoding bifunctional [glutamate--ammonia ligase]-adenylyl-L-tyrosine phosphorylase/[glutamate--ammonia-ligase] adenylyltransferase codes for the protein MDVAELRRLLDDRDAARPLLASMGLRRPKAGHACLVRMADARVPLDLIGTLIGQFSRAAPTLADPDMAWNNFERFLSAARSPVSTAALFEREPESLASLLQLFAASQYVSDLLVIDQECFDLLRMTEGRPVSRELLVEELRGDLLAIDDPRDAMAALRQAKRRETIRIAYGDIVRNQSIEVVARQISFLADAIVEAALAFARRALEQKHGVPRRAGGPDDGQPARYCVLALGKLGGIELNYSSDIDLIPFYGLEGQTDSGRGVTNREFFERLTRELIRLLTEPTELGVAYRVDLRLRPEGASAPLCHSFEQMAAYYDSKGRTWERQAMIKARPIAGDIALGDELLARLDRWVYRRYLSLADITGIKALKRRIENRAEGDGRSPVNVKTGQGGIRDIEFVIQFLQLLNGGALPDVRTGNTLEAIRKLAEVGCLTPQERLLLEENYAMLRKLEHRLQMMHDLQTHTLPADDEDLAKVAVRMGYASANGGAPLDAFRADFAERTTVNRRILDHLLHDAFGDDAEIEPEVDLVNDPDPSEQQIVRVLGRYPFEDVETAYVNLMALATERIRFLSTRRCRHFLASIAPRLLQAIARTPEPDATLVNLARVSDSLGGKAALWELFSAHPPSLKLYVMLCAACPYLAETITSSPGMIDELLDSLIVDRLPSQDAIFAALADLTRGAEELDPILHSFKNAYHLRVGVRDLLGKDDVRDTNASLSDIAEACLRQIVDREYRAQVEKFGVPTIVSPPPSTDGEIILDPLGRDLDSRTGETCGLVILALGKLGGREPNYHSDLDLVFLYEAEGRTVPRRRGAGEGTTNGHFFGELGQRIIRAAARMGPQGKLYEIDVRLRPTGRSGSLAVPIDAFLRYYQGGQAQLWERQALCKARVVYGPPAAAGDVMQAVAEAAYGAPWTPESAHEVREMRLRLEETATPRNLKRGRGGTVDTEFVVQMLQLKHGGLDASVRVPGTLEALDALEAAGYLAADDAAFFRDGYRFQRNIEARIRLMNSIGRHELPTDPRELKKLAFLLGYDDPDALEREALRWFEETRARFEKLVGEAAR